The sequence below is a genomic window from Proteus vulgaris.
TATTGTCGGTTCAAAAGAAGATCTCAATAAAGTTCGCCTAATACTTGGTGAAGAGGTCGATGCTTCACTTTCAACATCAACAAATTTACTTCAATCAGTACGAGTCGTTGTAACGAATGATTCCGTGCTCAGTAAACGTTTAAAAGATCTGGATCTTAAAAGAAAATACGATGTTGTAGTGACTCGATTGAACCGCGCAGGTATCGAACTTATTCCAAGTAATAATAGTATGTTGCAATTCGGGGATATTCTTAATGTTGTTGGACGCCCTGAATCTATTGAAGCCATTACAGTTCTGTTAGGTAACGCCCGTCAGAAATTAGAACAAGTCCAAATGCTTCCTGTCTTTATTGGTATCGGCTTAGGGGTTCTACTTGGCTCTATTCCTATTTTTATTCCCGGTATTCCTGTGGCTCTTAAATTAGGTTTGGCTGGTGGTCCTCTTGTTGTTGCCTTAATTTTAGGACGTATTGGTACATTTGGTAAGCTCTATTGGTTTATGCCTCCAAGTGCAAACTTGGCATTACGAGAGTTGGGTATTGTCATGTTTCTTGCTGTGGTAGGGCTAAACTCTGGCGGTGAATTTGTCGAAACATTAATTTATGGTCAAGGTTTGAGTTGGATTGGTTATGGTATTTTGATTACATTATTACCGTTATTGATTGTCGGTGTGATTGCCAGAGTCTTCTTTAAGCTTAATTATTTAAGCCTCTGCGGAATGTTGGCTGGTTCAATGACCGATCCCCCTGCATTAGCCTTCGCAAACTCAATTCATAGCTCAAGTGGGGCTGCCGCGCTTTCCTATGCCACAGTTTATCCTTTAGCAATGTTTTTACGCATCATAACACCACAATTAATGGCACTTATTATATGGACTTTGTAGTAAAAATAATAAATATATTAAATAGTTGAACCAAATTTGTTATCAAAATCCACATTTGGCTTAGCAGAGGGATAATTAAGGCAATGAATGGCTCTTATTTAAGCCATAGATTTTATAAATGTCTGTTTTAATAGTTCTCGTGCTAAGAAATTTAGATTGAGACGGATTGCTAAATTTTTAGTAATCAATTTCTTTCCGTCAAACTTATGCTCAAAAGTCCTCGTTATTGTCTTTGCCCCTTCTTCTCGCTGAAGGGGCATTTTTATTAGATATTCACTGGCTGATAGATGTTCTCGATTTCTTCAGCCAGAATTTTTATTCCTTTCTCAATCAATTCAGGCTCAGGCACGTAATTCATCCGCATACATTGATGAGCGTGATCCCATGAATTTTCTAATCCCGGAAAGAAGTAATGTCCCGGCACCATTAATACACCACGTTTTTTCAAACGACGGTAAAGCTCTTCACAAGAAACAGGTAAATCTTTAAACCAAAGCCATAAAAAGATCGCACCTTCCGGCTTATGAATAAGACAACGCTCTTCAGGTAAGTAGCGGCGGATAATATTAATAGTTTCAAGTACTCGTTGATGATAGAAAGGCCCTATCACATCTTGAGATAACCGCATTAAATCATCGCGTTTTAGCATTTCTAATGCCATTGCAGGCCCAATTCCACCGGGTGCGAGACTAATAATGCCGTTAACATTTGTAATAGCTGAAATCAGCGTTTCATTGGCGATAATAATGCCACAACGTGCTCCCGGTAGGCCTAACTTAGACAGACTCATACAAAGGATAGTGTTGTCATTCCAACGAGGTGTTGCTTGAGTGAAAATAATACCTGGAAAAGGAACACCGTAAGCATTATCTATAATCAGAGGGATATTGTGCCGTTTAGCTAAAGCCTCTAGCTTTTCAACTTCATCGTCAGTAATTACATTACCTGTTGGATTGGTTGGTCTAGAAACACAAATAGCGGCAATGTCATCACCAATTTCAAGATGAGCAAAATCGACATGATATTTAAATTGTCCATTTGGCAACATTTCTATTGTTGGCTTATTCGCAACAAACAGATCTTCTTCTAATCCAGAATCAGTATAACCAATATATTCAGGGGCAATTGGGAAAAGAATTTTACGTTTCTTCCCATCTTTGGTTGTGCCACCTAATAAATTAAATAGGTAGAAAAAAGCACTTTGGCTGCCATTAGTTAGTGCAATATTTTTTGCCGAAATATTCCAGCCTAGCTTCTCTTTTAAACATGCCGCCAACGCTTGTAACATGGCATCTTTGCCTTGCGGACCATCATAGTTACAAACCGCATCACTTAATGAGCCATTTTCGGTCATCTCTTTAAGCAACTGACGAAAATAGTTATCCATTTCAGGAATATGAGCAGGATTTCCGCCCCCTAGCATCACAGCACCGGGTGTACGTATTCCTTCATTTAAGTCTTGCATCAAGCGAGCAATGCCTGAGTGCTGAGCAAACTTTTGCCCAAATTGTGATAGTTGAGTCATCTTTGCAGGTATCTTCTATGTTGCTTTCTCGTTAAGAAATACCATACCGCGAGCTTTAACCTGCATCAATAGTTATAATCGAAATGATAGAATAGTAATATTAATATGATTTTAAATATTGAAATATAAAGCCAATAACACTCTCGATTAAAGATAACTCAACTCATATTTTACTTTTTATTGGCGTTTTTATTCTCTTCTTGGCGACAAAAGCAAGAGAGAATATGGTCATTTACCATACCAACGGCTTGCATAAATGCGTAGCACGTTGTTGTACCAACAAATTTAAAGCCTTTTTTCTTTAACGTTTTTGCCATTTTATCCGAGATTTCAGTAGATGCAGGTACTTGAGATATATCGCTCCACTGATTAATAATGGGTTTATTATCAACAAATTGCCAAATAAACTGACTAAAATCTTCACCTTGTTCTTCCATTGCCATGAAAATACGAGCGTTATTAATAATGGCGTTAATTTTTCCTTGATGACGAATAATTGCGGGATCTTGCAATAAAGCTTCAACATCCTTATCTGTCATTTTGGCAATTTTTTCGGGTGAAAAATTAAAAAAACAGCGGCGGTAACCTTCTCTTTTCTTAAGTACGGTATACCAAGATAACCCAGCTTGTTGACCTTCAAGACAGATCATTTCGAAAAGCTTGTATTTATCTCGTTCAGGTTTACCCCACTCATCATCATGATATGCCAAATATTCAGGATCACTGGTTACCCAATCGCAACGCTGTTTATTCATTTTCTCATTCCTTGTTACCAATAACTTGTAATAGTACCATTTTATATACTGTATAAATATACATGTAAATAGGTGAAAAAAAATTCAATCTAATTCTTTGAGCATAGTCATAAAGTCAATTAAGGGATTATTTTTTTGATCGAGGGAAAATTGCCCGCATTCCTTGCTGTATATCTTTCGTCTAGAAGGTATACTGAAACCTTTCTTTTTATTCTATGTATCGCCATGCGGATATAACATGCAAAAGTTTGATACCAAAACCTTTCAAGGTCTTATCCTGACACTACAGGATTACTGGGCTCGCCAGGGCTGTACCATTGTCCAACCATTAGATATGGAAGTGGGTGCGGGCACATCACACCCAATGACTTGTTTACGTGCATTAGGCCCAGAGCCTATCGCTGCGGCTTATGTACAGCCTTCTCGTCGTCCAACAGATGGACGTTACGGTGAAAACCCTAACCGCTTACAGCACTATTACCAATTCCAAGTTATCATTAAGCCATCACCTGATAATATTCAGGAACTTTATCTTGGTTCATTAAGAGAATTAGGTTTAGACCCAACAATTCATGATATTCGTTTTGTGGAAGATAACTGGGAAAACCCAACTTTAGGTGCTTGGGGCTTAGGCTGGGAAGTTTGGCTCAACGGCATGGAAGTGACGCAGTTTACCTATTTCCAACAAGTCGGTGGATTAGAATGCAAGCCTGTTACGGGTGAAATCACTTACGGCTTAGAACGTCTTGCCATGTATATTCAAGGTGTTGATAGCGTTTATGACTTAGTTTGGTGTGATGGTCCATTAGGTAAAACCACCTATGGCGATATCTATCATCAAAACGAAGTTGAGCAATCAACCTATAACTTTGAATACGCCGACGTAGACTTCCTGTTCTCTTGCTTTGAGCAATATGAAAAAGAAGCTCGTGAGTTGTTAGAGTTAGAAAAACCTCTGCCTTTACCTGCCTATGAACGTAT
It includes:
- a CDS encoding valine--pyruvate transaminase, giving the protein MTQLSQFGQKFAQHSGIARLMQDLNEGIRTPGAVMLGGGNPAHIPEMDNYFRQLLKEMTENGSLSDAVCNYDGPQGKDAMLQALAACLKEKLGWNISAKNIALTNGSQSAFFYLFNLLGGTTKDGKKRKILFPIAPEYIGYTDSGLEEDLFVANKPTIEMLPNGQFKYHVDFAHLEIGDDIAAICVSRPTNPTGNVITDDEVEKLEALAKRHNIPLIIDNAYGVPFPGIIFTQATPRWNDNTILCMSLSKLGLPGARCGIIIANETLISAITNVNGIISLAPGGIGPAMALEMLKRDDLMRLSQDVIGPFYHQRVLETINIIRRYLPEERCLIHKPEGAIFLWLWFKDLPVSCEELYRRLKKRGVLMVPGHYFFPGLENSWDHAHQCMRMNYVPEPELIEKGIKILAEEIENIYQPVNI
- a CDS encoding DNA-3-methyladenine glycosylase I; this encodes MNKQRCDWVTSDPEYLAYHDDEWGKPERDKYKLFEMICLEGQQAGLSWYTVLKKREGYRRCFFNFSPEKIAKMTDKDVEALLQDPAIIRHQGKINAIINNARIFMAMEEQGEDFSQFIWQFVDNKPIINQWSDISQVPASTEISDKMAKTLKKKGFKFVGTTTCYAFMQAVGMVNDHILSCFCRQEENKNANKK
- the glyQ gene encoding glycine--tRNA ligase subunit alpha yields the protein MQKFDTKTFQGLILTLQDYWARQGCTIVQPLDMEVGAGTSHPMTCLRALGPEPIAAAYVQPSRRPTDGRYGENPNRLQHYYQFQVIIKPSPDNIQELYLGSLRELGLDPTIHDIRFVEDNWENPTLGAWGLGWEVWLNGMEVTQFTYFQQVGGLECKPVTGEITYGLERLAMYIQGVDSVYDLVWCDGPLGKTTYGDIYHQNEVEQSTYNFEYADVDFLFSCFEQYEKEARELLELEKPLPLPAYERILKAGHTFNLLDARKAISVTERQRYILRIRTLTKAVAEAYYASREALGFPMCKK
- a CDS encoding putative transporter — its product is MSDIALTMVMLSLAGALGLWIGNIKIYRVSLGIGGVLFGGIIIGHFAQHYNFSLNAQTLHFIQEFGLILFVYTIGIQVGPGFFSSLRVSGLKLNAFAILIILLGSIITASIYRLFDVPLPIILGIFSGAVTNTPSLGAGQQILTDLHVDPTSVGQMGMGYAMAYPMGICGILLVMWLIRVFFKINIDEEAKAFSNQQHSTKDALHTINIAIKNPNLDGLLMQDIPLLNEDAIVCSRLKRGDNIMVPMPSTIIQLGDLLHIVGSKEDLNKVRLILGEEVDASLSTSTNLLQSVRVVVTNDSVLSKRLKDLDLKRKYDVVVTRLNRAGIELIPSNNSMLQFGDILNVVGRPESIEAITVLLGNARQKLEQVQMLPVFIGIGLGVLLGSIPIFIPGIPVALKLGLAGGPLVVALILGRIGTFGKLYWFMPPSANLALRELGIVMFLAVVGLNSGGEFVETLIYGQGLSWIGYGILITLLPLLIVGVIARVFFKLNYLSLCGMLAGSMTDPPALAFANSIHSSSGAAALSYATVYPLAMFLRIITPQLMALIIWTL